A single window of Coffea eugenioides isolate CCC68of chromosome 7, Ceug_1.0, whole genome shotgun sequence DNA harbors:
- the LOC113777218 gene encoding putative receptor protein kinase ZmPK1: MAVLVLVLFSCLALSLPLLSYPKTYTSLTKGSSLSTQDALISSPHPTFTAGFFSVGGNAYCFSIWYTDAYDGTYTTVWMANRDQSVNGKHTKFFLQDSGNLLLTDAGQLAVWKSNTRSNSSLRLELQENGNLVLSTFEGENLWQSFDFPTDTLLPVQLFTRDTILVSSRSKTNHSSGFYKLYFDGDGILRLRYEGPEITSVYWPNTWITIGSAGRTASNSSKIAVLDSSGYFQSSDLFQFNTSDCGVGPQRRMVLDVDGDLRVYSLDKQSQSWQVTWQHSSEPCRIHGICGSNSLCINDPEIGRRCTCLPGYKMKNQTDWTYGCEPDFQLSCNDENASGFLQLLHVEFYGFDLAYLPNISFEACKSECLKYCECKGVQYKFNLDFGYYDCYAKTILFNGYRSLNFPDPMFIRLPKVELATVENPNQDFNLQCASVVIPLDRTYKRKKQNWMRSYLWSTLGVGSFEIICALAYLFKTRKRSNSRMESYLQVATGFRKYSYAELKKASRNFIEEIGRGGGGVVYGGVLSDNRVAAIKYLKEAIQGEAEFLAEISTMGRLNHMNLIEMWGYCAEGKHRLLVYEYMENGTLAKNLYSNKLDWRKRYEIAVGTARGLAYLHEECLEWVLHCDVKPHNILLDTNYQPKVADFGLSKLLTRSGINTSSFSRIRGTRGYMAPEWIFNLPITSKVDVYSYGIVLLELITGRNPSGGNINDDSNSVEPRRLVSWAKEKMQEADGRESPTPIMEIVDPAMNGDFDIEGMKILVKVALKCTEEDIDARPAMRQVVDILLHQESV; this comes from the coding sequence ATGGCTGTCTTAGTCCTAGTTCTCTTTTCTTGTTTGGCCCTTTCATTGCCGCTACTGTCATACCCCAAAACTTATACTAGTTTAACAAAGGGTTCATCCCTGTCTACTCAAGATGCTTTAATTTCAAGCCCACATCCCACTTTCACGGCTGGCTTTTTCAGCGTTGGTGGAAATGCTTATTGCTTCTCTATATGGTACACAGATGCATATGATGGTACCTACACCACAGTTTGGATGGCCAATCGAGACCAGTCCGTAAATGGAAAGCATACTAAGTTTTTCCTGCAAGATTCTGGCAATCTTTTGTTGACAGATGCAGGGCAGCTTGCTGTCTGGAAAAGCAATACAAGATCAAATTCGTCGTTACGGTTGGAACTTCAGGAAAATGGTAATCTGGTTTTAAGTACTTTTGAGGGCGAAAATCTTTGGCAAAGTTTTGATTTTCCGACTGACACACTCCTTCCTGTGCAATTATTCACAAGAGACACTATTCTTGTCTCTTCCAGAAGCAAAACCAATCACTCTTCTGGCTTTTATAAGTTATACTTTGATGGAGATGGTATTCTTCGTCTTAGATATGAAGGTCCTGAAATAACTAGTGTCTACTGGCCAAACACTTGGATAACTATTGGGAGTGCAGGGAGGACCGCTTCTAACAGTAGCAAGATCGCAGTTTTAGATTCATCAGGCTATTTCCAGTCATCGGATCTGTTCCAATTTAACACCAGTGATTGTGGTGTTGGACCTCAGAGAAGAATGGTTCTTGACGTTGATGGGGACCTTCGAGTTTACAGCCTAGATAAGCAGAGTCAAAGTTGGCAAGTTACATGGCAACACAGTTCTGAACCGTGCAGGATCCATGGGATTTGTGGCTCCAATAGTTTATGCATCAATGATCCTGAGATTGGCAGACGATGCACTTGTCTTCCTGgatacaaaatgaaaaatcaaacGGATTGGACTTATGGGTGTGAACCGGATTTCCAGCTCTCATGCAATGATGAAAATGCTTCAGGTTTCCTCCAACTCCTTCATGTGGAATTTTATGGTTTTGATCTTGCCTACTTACCTAACATCTCCTTTGAGGCATGTAAAAGTGAGTGTTTAAAATATTGCGAGTGTAAAGGTGTTCAATACAAATTCAACTTAGACTTTGGCTACTATGATTGTTACGCAAAGACTATTTTATTCAATGGATACCGTTCACTAAATTTTCCAGATCCAATGTTCATAAGATTGCCCAAAGTTGAACTAGCCACAGTTGAAAATCCCAACCAAGATTTCAATTTGCAGTGCGCTAGTGTTGTCATACCCTTAGACAGGACgtataaaagaaagaaacaaaattggATGAGGTCTTATCTATGGAGTACTTTGGGAGTAGGGTCTTTCGAGATCATCTGTGCACTTGCTTACTTGTTCAAAACTCGAAAGCGCTCCAATTCAAGAATGGAAAGTTACTTGCAGGTTGCAACTGGATTTAGAAAATACAGTTATGCTGAGCTTAAGAAGGCATCACgaaatttcattgaagaaattggaagagGAGGGGGAGGCGTTGTATATGGAGGTGTCCTGTCAGATAATCGAGTCGCTGCAATCAAGTATCTCAAGGAAGCCATACAGGGAGAAGCTGAGTTCCTTGCGGAGATAAGCACAATGGGCAGGCTGAATCACATGAACTTGATAGAAATGTGGGGATATTGTGCAGAAGGGAAACATAGACTTTTGGTGTATGAATATATGGAGAATGGGACTCTTGCAAAAAACCTGTACTCTAATAAACTTGATTGGAGAAAAAGATATGAAATTGCTGTAGGTACAGCCAGAGGACTTGCTTATTTGCATGAGGAGTGCTTAGAGTGGGTTTTGCACTGTGATGTGAAGCCTCACAACATACTTTTGGACACCAATTATCAGCCAAAGGTAGCAGATTTTGGGCTTTCTAAGCTATTGACCAGAAGTGGCATCAACACTTCAAGCTTCTCCAGAATAAGGGGAACTAGAGGGTATATGGCACCTGAGTGGATTTTCAATCTGCCCATAACTTCCAAAGTTGATGTTTATAGTTATGGAATTGTTCTGTTGGAACTGATAACTGGAAGAAACCCCTCAGGTGGAAATATAAATGATGACAGCAATTCAGTAGAGCCAAGGAGACTTGTTAGTTGGGCGAAGGAGAAAATGCAGGAAGCTGATGGAAGAGAATCACCAACACCAATCATGGAAATTGTAGACCCTGCCATGAACGGAGACTTTGACATCGAAGGGATGAAAATCCTGGTTAAAGTGGCTTTGAAGTGCACAGAGGAGGACATAGATGCAAGACCTGCAATGAGACAGGTAGTTGACATTCTACTTCATCAAGAAAGTGTGTAA
- the LOC113777219 gene encoding protein FAR1-RELATED SEQUENCE 5-like: MDYSKLAENGTPELGMEFNSEEDAYKFYNKYAFKMGFSVRKDYLNKDKDGVTTSRRYSCCKEGVKRKYEGDVMPKRTRAPMKTGCGAKMVIVLFRGTMKYRVHDLVLEHNHELHIAQCAHMMPSQRKVSVAQGFQAEISEDAGLSLKQSHELMGTEAGGMGNVGYTRDDLKRYLRTRRERSLKYGEAGSMLNYFQEQTLENPSFFHAVQLDCEEQITNIFWADAGMLIDYNFFGDVVTFDTTYKTNKEYRPLGVFVGFNQHRQIVIFGAALMYDETIDSFKWVFGTFLEAMCGKHPSTILTDQDHAMAAALSIVMPETFHGLCTFHIRRNFMKHLGNHYKENSDLPYMFGACMYEFEEVEQFNRVWEAMVKKHNLENNEWLSGLYKIRDKWARCMMKERWTAGMRSTQLSESLNAAIKNHLKLDHDLVQFFRHFNRVVDEKRYNELIAEYEMRQKLPMVGLRQTPMLVHASETYSPTVFVAFQNEYGESTAMVILRQQDAAMFVEFTVMRYDGGPERTVVFNRNDLSVRCSCKKYENEGILCGHALKVFDTVGIKIIPLEYIKRRWTKRARAGDCFDRRGQEVVTDPKVMISTRYRELAPAMIKVATRAAMSEDTSKVAITVISDLSKRVELLLSESEEQPLQNQKNLNMEERDKIEIVNEMGEAVVARGIKKRGCGKKSRVMRSWVDKFDRVKRKSRLSRTTQTTVSESEPTSVSFEEYMFMGCRSSTDSVSTHSMSQTVNGPPNAVAPDIDENQTVHRFANQGPPASVPTEWMHPRFSIFSKHNSVRDVLMEERGAISTHCDVDAYHAFAPSPQGRNNTQGLQLRVDVASPQNEVDE, from the exons ATGGATTACAGCAAATTGGCAGAAAATGGGACCCCTGAATTAGGAATGGAGTTCAACAGTGAAGAGGATGCGTACAAGTTTTACAACAAGTATGCCTTTAAAATGGGTTTCAGTGTACGTAAAGACTATCTGAATAAAGATAAAGACGGCGTGACCACGTCTAGGAGATATAGTTGCTGCAAGGAAGGTGTGAAACGCAAGTACGAAGGTGATGTGATGCCAAAGAGGACACGAGCGCCGATGAAAACAGGGTGTGGAGCTAAGATGGTTATCGTGTTGTTTAGAGGGACAATGAAGTACCGTGTGCATGACCTTGTCTTAGAGCATAATCATGAGTTGCACATTGCTCAATGTGCTCACATGATGCCATCACAAAGAAAAGTGAGTGTGGCTCAAGGATTCCAAGCTGAAATAAGCGAGGATGCTGGGCTTTCATTGAAACAGAGCCATGAGCTTATGGGAACGGAAGCAGGTGGAATGGGTAATGTGGGATATACTCGGGATGATCTTAAACGATATCTTCGAACGAGACGGGAAAGGAGCTTGAAATATGGAGAAGCAGGTAGCATGCTGAATTATTTTCAAGAGCAAACACTCGAGAATCCATCCTTTTTTCATGCCGTACAGCTGGACTGTGAAGAGCAGATAACGAATATCTTTTGGGCTGATGCAGGAATGTTAATTGACTACAACTTTTTTGGAGACGTAGTCACATTCGACACaacctacaaaacaaataaagaataccGGCCACTTGGAGTATTTGTGGGTTTTAACCAGCATAGGCAAATTGTGATATTCGGTGCTGCCCTTATGTATGATGAGACGATAGATTCTTTCAAATGGGTGTTTGGTACATTTTTAGAAGCAATGTGCGGAAAACATCCAAGTACCATACTAACCGACCAAGATCACGCCATGGCAGCCGCTCTTTCAATTGTCATGCCTGAAACATTTCACGGTCTATGTACGTTTCACATAAGGCGTAATTTTATGAAACATCTTGGCAATCACTACAAGGAAAATAGTGATCTTCCATACATGTTTGGTGCCTGCATGTATGAGTTTGAAGAAGTGGAACAATTCAATAGGGTGTGGGAGGCGATGGTGAAGAAACACAatcttgaaaataatgaatggcTCTCAGGGTTGTACAAAATTCGTGATAAATGGGCAAGGTGCAtgatgaaagaaagatggaCCGCGGGAATGCGAAGCACCCAACTCAGCGAAAGCCTAAATGCAGCaattaaaaatcatttgaaactggATCATGACCTTGTGCAGTTCTTTAGACATTTCAATCGGGTGGTTGATGAAAAGAGATATAATGAACTGATCGCAGAATATGAAATGAGGCAAAAGCTCCCCATGGTAGGGTTAAGACAAACACCTATGCTTGTGCATGCATCAGAGACGTATTCACCAACCGTATTTGTTGCATTCCAAAATGAATATGGTGAGTCAACAGCTATGGTTATATTGAGACAACAAGATGCAGCGATGTTTGTGGAGTTTACGGTCATGAGGTATGATGGAGGACCTGAAAGAACAGTAGTATTCAATCGGAATGATCTAAGTGTACGTTGCAGTTGCAAAAAATACGAGAATGAAGGCATTTTATGTGGGCACGCGTTGAAGGTGTTTGATACCGTGGGCATAAAAATAATTCCTCTTGAATACATTAAGAGGCGATGGACAAAAAGAGCTCGGGCTGGAGACTGTTTTGATCGGCGAGGACAGGAAGTTGTGACTGATCCTAAAGTCATGATTTCAACTCGTTATCGGGAGCTCGCTCCAGCCATGATTAAGGTCGCAACTCGAGCAGCAATGTCGGAGGACACCAGCAAAGTAGCAATCACTGTCATATCCGATTTGTCAAAGAGAGTTGAGCTCCTCCTCTCAGAAAGTGAAGAGCAACCtttgcaaaatcaaaaaaatctgaATATGGAGGAAcgagataaaattgaaattgtaaATGAAATGGGGGAGGCAGTAGTCGCAAGAGGCATTAAAAAACGAGGCTGTGGGAAGAAAAGTAGAGTGATGCGAAGTTGGGTCGATAAATTTGACagagtaaaaagaaaatctagatTATCAAGGACTACACAGACTACG GTCTCAGAATCGGAGCCGACATCGGTTTCATTTGAGGAATACATGTTTATGGGATGCCGTTCATCTACTGACTCTGTTTCG ACGCATTCAATGAGTCAGACAGTGAATGGCCCTCCAAATGCTGTTGCTCCCGATATCGATGAAAATCAAACG gTCCACCGTTTCGCTAATCAGGGGCCTCCTGCAAGTGTCCCTACAGAATGGATGCATCCcagattttctattttttccaaGCATAACTCCGTCAGAGATGTCTTAATG GAGGAGCGTGGGGCAATTTCAACACACTGTGATGTTGATGCATATCATGCATTTGCACCATCACCTCAG GGAAGAAATAACACACAGGGATTGCAACTACGCGTTGACGTCGCCTCCCCCCAAAATGAGGTTGATGAATGA